One segment of Nomia melanderi isolate GNS246 chromosome 10, iyNomMela1, whole genome shotgun sequence DNA contains the following:
- the Tango2 gene encoding transport and golgi organization 2 — translation MCISFIYRNPDANSKSYRLIVASNRDEYFKRPTLTAQFWKDHPECLGGTDMEPGKEGGTWLALSLKGKAGIILNLPNEETSYDTPKKGRGHLITNFITSNDSAVSYLNKLHKENQNGQPYNPYLLVLIDLYNANVNCLSSSIKSKGPFTNHDAVLGCSNSDFDSPLKKVEGGKEKFRSILKNIATLKEADLIEELLKLLKSEERYLPDPVLQQRHSPMYEKLSSIFISGKEYCTRTHSILLVNGNNEIVFVEDTLMPDLTWKCQIFNNNLICENK, via the exons ATGtgcatttcatttatttatcgcaATCCAGATGCTAATTCTAAATCCTACCGATTAATTGTAGCATCAAATCGGgacgaatattttaaacgtCCTACGTTAACAGCTCAATTTTGGAAAGATCATCCAGAATGTTTGGGAg GTACCGATATGGAGCCTGGTAAAGAAGGTGGAACATGGCTAGCTTTATCGTTAAAAGGAAAGGCTGGTATCATTTTAAATTTACCTAATGAAGAAACATCATATGATACTCCTAAGAAGGGAAGAGGCCATTTAATAACTAATTTCATTACTTCGAATGATTCTgcagtttcatatttaaataaattacacaaagaaaatcaaaatggTCAGCCATACAATCCATATTTATTggttttaattgatttgta caatgcAAACGTTAATTGCCTTAGTAGCTCAATAAAATCGAAAGGACCTTTTACAAATCACGATGCAGTGTTGGGGTGTAGTAATAGCGATTTTGACAGTCCTCTCAAAAAAGTagaaggaggaaaagaaaaattcagaagcatactgaaaaatattgcaACGTTAAAAGAGGCAGATCTTATAGAAGAATTGTTAAAGCTTTTGAAATCAGAAGAAAG GTACTTACCAGATCCAGTATTGCAACAACGACATTCACCAATGTATGAAAAGCTCAgttcaatttttatatctggTAAGGAATATTGTACAAGAACACATTCTATATTGTTAGTTAATGGAAACAATGAAATAGTATTTGTTGAAGATACACTTATGCCGGATTTAACATggaaatgtcaaatatttaataataatttaatatgtgaaaataagtaa
- the LOC116428687 gene encoding solute carrier family 35 member G1, translated as MSEHVELQHLVDGDIENNITARQKKFSILFCKSCPYLGLILATLSSLFFSLCSVIVKGLVEVNPMELAAFRFVGVLLPAIPIVIYKGEHPFPKGRRLMLILRSFVGTTGLMLSFYAFRHMPLADASVVVFSVPVFVAIFAKIFLKEPCGIFNVITVCLTLIGVILITRPPLIFGHTIESLSDGHVKTEHADLWGAIAAFSATLFGANAYVLLRALKGLHFSVIMTNFGSFALIQTIIISWAIGALCLPRCGTDRLLVVALALFSFGGQILLTLALQLEQAGPVAIARSADIVFAFFWQVLFFNEIPNRYSVGGAILVTSSVLLTGLRKWAISLPETSSVKKSLGILVM; from the coding sequence ATGTCAGAACATGTTGAATTACAACATTTAGTTGATGGTGACATTGAAAACAATATCACAGCAAGACAAAAAAAATtctctattttattttgtaaatcgtGTCCCTATCTTGGTTTAATTTTAGCAACTTTATcatcattatttttttcattatgcagTGTTATTGTAAAAGGTTTGGTAGAAGTAAATCCAATGGAATTGGCAGCATTTCGATTTGTGGGTGTATTACTACCTGCAATACCAATTGTGATATATAAGGGAGAACATCCATTTCCAAAGGGGCGTaggttaatgttaatattaaggAGCTTTGTAGGGACCACTGGCCTCATGTTAAGTTTCTATGCATTCAGACATATGCCATTAGCTGATGCATCTGTCGTAGTATTTTCTGTTCCCGTATTTGTAgctatatttgcaaaaatatttttaaaagagcCTTGTGGGATATTTAACGTTATTACAGTTTGCTTAACTTTAATTGGAGTAATTTTAATAACACGTCCACCGCTTATTTTCGGACATACTATAGAATCTCTTTCAGACGGACATGTAAAAACAGAACATGCAGATTTATGGGGTGCTATAGCAGCTTTCTCTGCAACTCTATTTGGTGCGAATGCGTATGTTTTATTAAGAGCTTTAAAAGGACTCCATTTTTCAGTAATAATGACAAATTTTGGATCATTTGCCTTGATTcaaacgataattatttcttgGGCTATAGGTGCACTTTGCTTACCTCGGTGTGGAACTGATAGACTTTTGGTTGTAGCACTAGCTCTTTTTAGTTTTGGAGGTCAAATATTACTAACGCTAGCTTTACAGTTGGAACAAGCAGGACCTGTTGCAATAGCAAGGTCAGCAGATATAGTTTTTGCCTTTTTTTGGCAAGttctatttttcaatgaaataccaAACCGGTACTCAGTAGGGGGAGCAATTTTAGTTACAAGTTCAGTTTTATTGACTGGATTAAGAAAATGGGCGATTTCTTTACCAGAaacatctagtgttaaaaagtctTTAGGAATTTTGGTGATGTag
- the LOC116428709 gene encoding terminal nucleotidyltransferase 4B: MDPTIGWYQPEQFGPAKDLWLHIWEAEKGLDILTLKNDSSSNVMGVKLQQDFIALDSLNFRTGDRMQHHTGNSYYNPSRRKGDNRASTYGMNYNYEALVGEYGGCPWRVQNKHYSKGVIGLHEEIEDFFAYMCPSNEEHSLRMRVVKRIEQVIYDLWPDSKVEVFGSFRTGLYLPTSDIDLVVIGMWTNLPLRTLERALLDQNIAEPSSIKVLDKASVPIVKLTDKETEIKVDISFNMNNGVKSAELINSFKKRYPVLEKLVMVLKQFLLQRDLNEVFTGGISSYSLILMTISFLQLHPRQNAYCSNANLGVLLIEFLELYGRKFNYVKTGIRVKDGGTYISKEEVQRDMIDGHRPSLLCIEDPLTPGNDIGRSSYGALYVKDAFDWAYYVLSQAVSPLNILVNDPNKVSILGRIIRVTDEVIEYRKWIKETFPLPLSEVDSLSSSTGSDASTLSAPASDTDSECSRGNSPNTGGKGEDRSKERHIYNNQHTHHHSQWKKPFKGTAHGNHHSSRGNYHHRGINNNISGQSKAKHSLHSNGSNNNSHSPSSRPQTVKRKKQCITPRGTGDCVR, from the exons ATGGATCCGACTATCGGTTGGTATCAACCGGAGCAGTTCGGCCCCGCTAAGGATTTGTGGTTACACATTTGGGAAGCTGAAAAGGGTCTTGATATCTTAACGCTGAAGAACGACTCATCTTCGAATGTGATGGGTGTGAAGCTTCAGCAAGACTTCATAGCTTTGGATTCTCTTAATTTTCGTACGGGGGACCGCATGCAACATCACACTGGCAATAGCTATTATAATCCATCGCGTAGGAAAGGTGATAATCGTGCTAGCACCTACGGCATGAACTATAATTACGAAGCCTTAGTTGGCGAATACGGAGGCTGTCCGTGGCgtgtacaaaataaacattattcaaaagGAGTTATTGG GTTGCACgaagaaattgaagatttttttGCTTATATGTGTCCATCTAACGAAGAGCATAGCTTACGAATGCGTGTTGTCAAAAGGATAGAACAAGTAATTTATGATCTCTGGCCAGATTCTAAGGTTGAAGTATTTGGCAGCTTTCGCACTGGTTTATATTTACCTACAAG tgatatagatttagtagtaaTAGGAATGTGGACAAATCTTCCATTGCGTACTTTGGAACGTGCTTTACTGGATCAAAATATTGCTGAACCATCATCTATTAAAGTTTTGGATAAAGCTAGTGTTCCAATTGTCAAACTGACtgataaagaaactgaaattaaagtagatatcagttttaatatgaataatgGTGTCAAATCTGCTGAATTAATTAACTCTTTCAAAAAACGGTATCCTGTGTTGGAGAAGCTAGTTATGGTATTAAagcaatttttattacaaagagACCTGAATGAAGTTTTTACTGGTGGAATCTCTTCGTATAGTTTAATACTTATGACTATCAGTTTTTTACAG TTACATCCCAGACAAAATGCTTACTGTTCAAATGCTAATCTTGGGGTactattaatagaatttttggaattatatggtagaaaatttaattacgtTAAAACAGGAATTCGAGTTAAAGATGGTGGTACTTACATATCGAAGGAAGAG GTTCAACGTGATATGATAGATGGCCATCGACCTTCTTTATTATGTATAGAGGATCCGCTTACACCTGGAAATGATATTGGTCGTAGTAGTTATGGTGCACTCTATGTAAAAGATGCATTTGATTGGGCCTATTATGTCCTTTCTCAAGCAGTTAGtcctttaaatattttagttaatGATCCAAATAAAGTAAG TATACTAGGAAGAATAATTCGCGTGACAGATGAAGTGATAGAATATCGTAAGTGGATAAAGGAAACATTCCCACTACCTTTGAGCGAGGTAGATTCGCTATCAAGTTCAACAGGATCTGATGCATCAACACTTTCTGCTCCAGCAAGTGATACA GATTCTGAATGTAGTCGGGGTAATTCTCCTAATACAGGTGGAAAAGGTGAAGATAGAAGTAAAGAAAGGCACATATATAATAATCAACATACTCATCATCATTCACAATGGAAAAAACCATTTAAAGGGACTGCACATG gCAATCACCACAGTTCCAGAGGAAATTATCATCATcgtggaataaataataatataagcgGACAAAGTAAAGCAAAGCATTCTCTTCATAGTAATGGAAGTAATAACAATAGCCACAGTCCAAGTTCTAGACCACAAACCGTAAAACGAAAAAAACAGTGTATTACACCTCGTGGTACTGGAGATTGTGTACGGTGA
- the LOC116428725 gene encoding cytochrome c oxidase subunit 4 isoform 1, mitochondrial isoform X1 → MVLQNTCEYVSYCDLTLPIAILICLEGVRRRKYMMASKLFISCLRQNIPSHSRRMSAHSVMFPDRIGNRDVVGHGYNGDETYVDRVDCPMPAIRFKRNTPDVMALREKEKGDWKRLSIEEKKALYRASFRQTFAEIQAPTGELKGALGLSLVGVALSIWLFYFFKVFAYPPLPESFDEEHRLAQMERMKLLQVNPISGISAK, encoded by the exons ATG GTACTGCAGAATACTTGTGAATACGTCTCGTATTGTGATCTAACCCTACCCATAGCCATTTTAATCTGCCTCGAAGGAGTACGTAGAAGGAAA tACATGATGGCTAgcaaactatttatttcatgTTTGCGACAAAACATTCCAAGCCATAGTCGTAGGATGTCAGCACATAGTGTAATGTTTCCAGATAGAATTGGCAATAGAGATGTAGTAGGTCATGGATATAACGGAGACGAAACATATGTTGATCGTGTTGATTGTCCCATGCCTGCTATTCGTTTTAAACGAAACACTCCAGATGTTATg gcattgagagaaaaagagaagggaGATTGGAAAAGATTGTCGATTGAAGAAAAAAAAGCATTATACCGTGCTAGTTTCCGTCAAACATTTGCAGAAATTCAGGCTCCAACCGGAGAATTAAAAGGAGCTTTGGGACTATCACTTGTAGGTGTGGCCCTCAGTATTtggttattttatttctttaaagttTTTG cATATCCACCATTACCAGAATCATTTGATGAAGAACACAGACTTGCTCAAATGGAACGTATGAAATTACTTCAAGTTAATCCTATCTCTGGAATTAGTGCTAAATAG
- the LOC116428725 gene encoding cytochrome c oxidase subunit 4 isoform 1, mitochondrial isoform X2 — protein MMASKLFISCLRQNIPSHSRRMSAHSVMFPDRIGNRDVVGHGYNGDETYVDRVDCPMPAIRFKRNTPDVMALREKEKGDWKRLSIEEKKALYRASFRQTFAEIQAPTGELKGALGLSLVGVALSIWLFYFFKVFAYPPLPESFDEEHRLAQMERMKLLQVNPISGISAK, from the exons ATGATGGCTAgcaaactatttatttcatgTTTGCGACAAAACATTCCAAGCCATAGTCGTAGGATGTCAGCACATAGTGTAATGTTTCCAGATAGAATTGGCAATAGAGATGTAGTAGGTCATGGATATAACGGAGACGAAACATATGTTGATCGTGTTGATTGTCCCATGCCTGCTATTCGTTTTAAACGAAACACTCCAGATGTTATg gcattgagagaaaaagagaagggaGATTGGAAAAGATTGTCGATTGAAGAAAAAAAAGCATTATACCGTGCTAGTTTCCGTCAAACATTTGCAGAAATTCAGGCTCCAACCGGAGAATTAAAAGGAGCTTTGGGACTATCACTTGTAGGTGTGGCCCTCAGTATTtggttattttatttctttaaagttTTTG cATATCCACCATTACCAGAATCATTTGATGAAGAACACAGACTTGCTCAAATGGAACGTATGAAATTACTTCAAGTTAATCCTATCTCTGGAATTAGTGCTAAATAG